Within the Setaria viridis chromosome 3, Setaria_viridis_v4.0, whole genome shotgun sequence genome, the region AGTAAAACTCTATGttacgtgagtcagatcagtTAGTTATGTCGCGGTTTCAGTTCATAATATGTGCCCACTTGATTCTCGAAAGGTTGGTTTGGAATACAACATCTAGACAATTTTGCAGAACCAAATTGACTATTCTCTCACTGGTATTTGCGTCACATATTCAGTTTTCATTTGTACTGATGTTAGTCCTAATTCCTAAACTCCTCTTTGCATCTTCAGGTGTGAAGACACATCTATATTGTTTCAGTGTAGAACATGGAAATGATAACCTTAAAAGCTTTGTATGCTCTGAACAGTGTGGTCCAAGTTTGCTTGATACAATCCTTCTTTCTCAGGTTTTGTAAATCCAAGAGTTGGCGCATTTTGTGAATTCTCATAACACCATATGTAACCTGTGATTTTTCTTTGTGCCAGTGGGATAATTTTGCTTGGAAGGGCCACTTGGACTATGACGTTACAGCTTGCCAACTTAAGGTCATCCAAATAAAAGCTTTATTCATTTCTTCCATTGTTAAGAGCTCAGGGAACTCCTTAAATGGTGTCTGTTTGTTCACATCAGTTTGTAGTATGCAACATTGTGTTGCTTTTTTAACATGTAGTGATAGTTAAAACACCTTTTTGCATGATCTTCCCCACCCCACTACCTACCCCAGATGTGAATTACCAGTATGTTGCAGAGTAGCAGTGTTCTGGCCACATCATTAACGCAGTGGCATGGTAGCAGCCTAATATCTTGCCAGACTTTCACACCCCTATATGTTGGAATTATATTTTTCTTGCTTATGCTTCTAATGCCATTGCGGTTTTACAATTGCTCAGATTGTCATCTCTCCTACTGACCAGCACTGCCACTGCCATTGTGGTGGTTGTTAGGAGATTATCTACAATTGTACTGGCGTCTAAGGCCAAATGCTTGACTGTGTGATCTATTTGTGAATCCTATACATGTACTAAATTTTGAATTGGCTATGGCAGTAGGCCAGCAGTAGAGTTTGTGGGTGGATAGGATGTGAAAGGTGTGTTGGCTGGCAGGAAAATAGGGTGGTAAGAATTAAAATAAAGGAAATATACTAACAAATGGTTATCACTTTCCACATCTTGGAAGCACATTGCAATTTTGGAAATTTTAAGCTGGCTAACTATCAAACAATATTTTTGATATATATCATTGACAATTTCTGAAATTGAAATGCTATTAATATATTTCCCCATAAAAAATATGACTGGGCCATTGACCTTACTTACAAAATTATTAGGTCTTACGCATATGCCCTGAGTTTATTTGGAATCATCGAAATTGAATGGCTGTACAGGTCATCGAAGGTGGAAGAAATTTTGTTGGTCAGCTGAACAGTAAATGGAATTCGTTTTCCCCCCAGGAATACGACAAGTTCTTTGAGTCTTTCAGATGCTTGAAGCCAAATAGTATGAAGAGTTACGAGGGATTGCTTTTGTGCATTGCACAAGGAGAGAAGGATAGACCTGAGGTTGCTCCTTTGGCATCACCACCTAAGGATGGACTACTCCTGATTGCAAATGTATGTTTTAGTGTTGCTGCAAGTAACTGCCTACCCTCCCTTGCTCTATGCTAGTTGGCATCCGCATTGTGCTTGTTCCCTTCTGATGGACGTTTTCTCCCTGAAGGAATATCCTGTTGAATATGGTCATATCTTCTTGGTCCCAACTGCAGTCAATCAACTTTCTTGCTATTGGGACAAAAGGATGTTTGGACTGGCTACAAAAATTGCCTTTGAAGTAAACAATGCTGCCTTCAGGGTTTTCTTTGATGGTGGAACATCTGTAATGTCAGATCGCATGTTTTTTCAGGTAACATTTGCCTATTCCCAGTGCCTATGACCTCCACCTTATTTCATCTATATGTTGACTTATCACATGTCAAATTACATTTCTTATTTCATAGAGGCGAGCTGTTTGTCAGCATAAACTCATCACAAAGTATTAAACCATTGTTATGCAGTCTGTACCACAATGAGTCGTTACAGCGTACCTCATATGTCTGCCTTTTGTTGCATCGAaatgttcttttattttaattCTAACATGTGTAAAATTTCATAAGGCAGATTGGCATAGGTTCAAGCAATGGTTCTAAAATCCTATTATAATAAAAAATCTTTGAGTAGACAAATTCTCTGTagtaagattttttttagatggtAGAAATACCTGTTTGGCTGCATGCAGTATATTGTAGAGGAGAATCCAATATCATATAATTTAATCTAATCTTGCAGGCCTGTTACTTTGCAAACCCTTTACCAGTGGAGTCTGCCTCCACTGTTGCAGTACATGATGGAAAAGCCAGATCGGACATTATTGTGTCTGAAACGGTTGACTACCCCCTAAAAGCTCTTGtgttcaccagcaacaacctAAAAGCACTTGTCAATGTTGTCAGTGAGATATGTTTTTCTCTGCATGACAACACTGCTGCATACAGCCTGCTGATTTCCAACAATGGCACAAAGGTTTTCTTGTTTCCACAGGTGAAATTTATTAAACCGTTTTTTTATTTCTAAGCAAATTTTGTTTGAGCAACTAAGGAATGGAAACATATGAATATCTTAACTTTTGGTTTAAGGTTAAAAATCTGGTTGCTGGCTGCTCTCTGCCTGCCTGGGAGTGTGGTGGCTACTTCGTGTACCACACCAGGTCTGAATTTGACAATGCTTCTGAGACTGAAATTTCGAACAGAATGGCCTCAGCATCACTCCAAGATGGTGCTTTTGAAGATCTGAAGCATCTCTGTTGTGCTATCGCTGATGATCTTATTAAGTGAGCTCATGCAAAATGTAACTACAGTGATAAACGTGTCTGAACCACCTGTGTTTAGCAGTTTGTCTATATGATCATTGTGGAACTATGTCTGAACATCAGGATTGATCAATAAAGTTTGCTGTTTTCCCTAAAAAAGCTTGCTGTTTCTGACGTGAGTCAATTGGGAAACCGTGCGTAGCACTTTGCTGATTGCTGGTGACTCTGGGATCTAGATCAAACATCTCTTCTGCATGTTTAGTTTGACATTGCTGCAAGTGTGCGATCGTCTTATTGAATACAGCAAAGTGTTGGCAATCTGACTGAGAAGATGCAGCAGCATTGCCTGAACCAGAGAGCAACGCATACCTTCTTTGCTGAAGAGTTTTTTCATGCCCACGATGAAAATTTCATTTTGTTGAAAATGTGTGTTTAGTCTCGAGAAAACAAAGCTCAACTAGACATTTGTCACCGCTGTTCAAAACACAATAGGGATATCATGTATTGCTGCTCCCTCCAACCACACACGAGTGACTTTTCACCAACgcctaaaaaaatcaaaacaaaagtTTAACAACCGATTTCTACTGCAATATATATGCATAAAACCACCAACTGTTTGGTGCACATATTTGGCAAAATGCTTTATTGATTGATCTGAAGGTCTGAGCAACCACCTTGGATCACAACCTTGTGCTCTTATTCATCAGTGACCATCACAGCTGAAAAATGGAAAGTCACCATCACAGCTGAGGTCACTGGATTCAGTCGCATTCTTTGGTGCAGAAGCAGAAGGACCTGACGAAGAGCAGGCCGCACTTCCCCCTGGTGGCGCCCTCGCCGATGCAGTGCTCGTTGCATATGTAGCTGCTGCACAGGAGCAGCATACGGTATGTGTCGCTCAGCCACTCGTCGCACACCTCCTTACTCCCACAGCCTGCAAAGGGCAGGAAGAAAAAAAGTCACCATCAATAGTTGCTACCAAGAAGGAATCAGATAGTTTGCAAGCAATTAATCTTGGTCTTTGAAATTGGCATGCAGAGAGTTCGATCTGTTGTGTGATTGAGCTCTTTGTTTGAAGATGGGCTTACTTGGAGCCAAGAGGAGTGCCATGAGCAGCATGGTGAGGCAGATTGCTGATGACACCTTCACAGCTGCCATGTCTTGAGGAAGAAACCTTCTAGGCAGTCTAGTCTGTGGTAAATAGAGAACAGAGAAAAGGAAAGCTTGATGATCATGTAGCTACCCTCCACTTCACACCACATGGAATGCATTCCGAAACCGGACAAGTTTCAGTTAGCACTATTTAGATTTAGTGTAGGAAGCCTCATGAATCATGATGCTCGCTCCACACGTCTCTTCATCAGAGGAAGCTGATGTGCCCCATGGGATAAAGATTCTGCCATGGCCATGTATCAATCCAGTCAGTTTCAGTTCTCagaaaaaaacagagataaAGCAGTAGGTATAAGACAAGGGAAACAACAAGCCTCGCAGCACAATCCCATCTGATTCCAATCTATCCAGGACGTCTCCAGGCCAAAGCAAGACTTTAACACGTCGCAGGAGTCCAAGAACCGAACGACTGCCGCAAGGCCATCGCCACCTCTACCGCCGGCAGCGACAGGGATGAGGGATCCTACGCTAACCCAATGCCCGGTAAAGGCGGAGCAGAACATCTGGTGAGAAGACAGACGGAGCACGAGAGGGAACGCAACAAGAAAtatccggcggcggaggagaagaagacctTGAAGGCTTTTTCCATGAAGTAGGAAGCAGAGGCACAATTTTCAGACCTCAGGCTTTAAATCTTAAAACAGCGTTTGCAGCACAGATATTAGTATTACATCGCGTTAGCAAAGTGCTAGTGCACAGCACCATTTCTAGCTATGAAGTGTAAACCAAATAGTAATATAACAACTCACAAGATGAAAAATTAAGGAAATGACCTCCTTAATATCTGTTGCTCGATGGCAGCTTGGGCCACACCCTCCTTGTGCACAAGCACAGCGGCGGGTGCAAGCACAGCAGGACGGGCGGCAGACACACTAGCAGGCAGAGGTGTCTCCACACCACTGTTTGCAAGCATAGCAGGACCGGGCGGCAGGCAGAGGTGTGATGGCGGGTCACTCGCCCAACAGATTGACATTTGCATCATAAAAATACTATCAAAGACATTGTCTATAACGATCCTTCCTCCTAGGATGCAGCACTGTTCAAACCTGAGCATGTCTGTTATGAATGTCACGAATGGAAACACACAATAATAAGAAGAACCAAAGGTTCAGAGTTTTATAACATCTCAGCAATTATGGGTAGCCCCTCTTCCTTTTTCTAGGCTTGGGACTAGCTATGCGAAATTAAGTGTTACCTTAAAATTGCATAGGCGGAGTTCTCTACCCACCTACTCAAAAGAAACgaaaatatagaaataagaaATTTCTTTGTAGTTTTTCAGGTTTTACTTttttcttgcatttttttttgttttttcttggcTAAGAAGCAATGAAAATATTGTGCACATGATATTTAAAAGAATGTACTTGCGCCACAAATACAGGCATCTCAAACCAAATATGTGCCAGGTAACACGCACTGCCACCATTCCATGATCTTGAAATTAACTCCTCCCACCGAGCAAGCCAAGCTTAACCTGTGTGAGGACTgtcaaggaaaataaaaatctaTTTAGTTCAACAAAAGTTGCATGCCGATATTAACAAGTCACCGGAAACGGAACTCAGCCACAAGAATGGATATATGTACGTATGTAAATGTCAAATGCAATATATAAAATACTACCGAACAATATATATAAAAGGTACTATCTTCaacccaaattgtaggtcattctAGCATATGTAGGTTCATAGCTTTTGGTATTcatctatatatatactatatctataAACATAGTGCAAATTGTGAATTTAGAAAtactaaaataacctacaatttggaatggagggagtaccaagTACTGACTGTGCAAagattttatatatatatatatatatatatatatatatatatatattactggAGGAGTTATAAATAGGGCATAATGCATCATGCTAACGAAGTGAGCAACAATTAAACATGTAGTAACGGATTCTAGGATGGGCTAATAGCGTGGAGAGACTGCGCGTACATGTGTACGTAGAAGAGGCAAGACTGATTTGCATTGAACAGATTTAACAGCTAGGTGTCGCGGGGTTGTCGCCTCCTGATTCCGTGACAACAACTTCATCGCTAGCTGCTGAGGCCccgccttcctcttctttcgCGGAAACATTATCACCATCGTCGGACTGGAACTGGGAAGGAATTTtattagtaaaaaaaaagttgaattgCATGTTGGAAGTTACCACGCACGTACCTCTTTGTCATCTTGGACTGTAAATTTTGAGACCGTTGGGATGAAATATCGATGGAATTCGATTCTGGGACGGTTGGGATGGAGTTGTGCTGCGTTCCTCAGCTCAGCCTCTGCcttctccacatcatcatcagaggCACCCTCACCGTGGAAACCTATTTCGACACTGCGAAGCGAAGGGAGGTACTCCAGCCCAAGATCACTACAGCTACCATTTCCATCCTTATATAAGGCCCTGACGGAAACGTTAGAACGAAGCTCTTGGAGGTTCGGCATCACGGGCGGTGGTGCTATTGATCTGTTATACTCGTCCTTTGCTTTGGAACCAAAGGCTATAGCACCTATCCCATTCCAGATGCTAAATGAAACACCAGTGGAGTCCTCGTTGAGCACCAACTGGACCATCCAGCCATGCAAACCGCAACATCTCAACTTCTGGAAGAAGCCATCGACCGCAGTATTTATATTAGCTACAGTTGCCATGCAAGCCATCGACGGCCGAACCGTGGACAACTGGA harbors:
- the LOC140222404 gene encoding uncharacterized protein; translation: MAAVKVSSAICLTMLLMALLLAPSCGSKEVCDEWLSDTYRMLLLCSSYICNEHCIGEGATRGKCGLLFVRSFCFCTKECD
- the LOC117847953 gene encoding GDP-L-galactose phosphorylase 1, whose protein sequence is MVSASKVEGEYSLLRKNSPLDQPEGVKTHLYCFSVEHGNDNLKSFVCSEQCGPSLLDTILLSQWDNFAWKGHLDYDVTACQLKVIEGGRNFVGQLNSKWNSFSPQEYDKFFESFRCLKPNSMKSYEGLLLCIAQGEKDRPEVAPLASPPKDGLLLIANEYPVEYGHIFLVPTAVNQLSCYWDKRMFGLATKIAFEVNNAAFRVFFDGGTSVMSDRMFFQACYFANPLPVESASTVAVHDGKARSDIIVSETVDYPLKALVFTSNNLKALVNVVSEICFSLHDNTAAYSLLISNNGTKVFLFPQVKNLVAGCSLPAWECGGYFVYHTRSEFDNASETEISNRMASASLQDGAFEDLKHLCCAIADDLIK